The Salvia hispanica cultivar TCC Black 2014 unplaced genomic scaffold, UniMelb_Shisp_WGS_1.0 HiC_scaffold_526, whole genome shotgun sequence genome contains the following window.
GAAGGTTGAGAATATGTTCACATGTGGACATTGTGATAAGATTGATTAAATTTCCTTGCCAAGGTATGATATTTCTAACGGTACAATATATGTTTTATATGtttcaatattttgtaattgtgAGTTATTTGTGCTCGTGTATTTTAATTGACGAAGCTTGGAGACAAACCAAATGTTGCCGCCTTAGAATGTGTTTGCCATGATCCtttaatatatgtgttttgCCGTTCCTTATCTTATTAAGAATTTTTGGTTATATATATGAATCCAGTTACtatgcatatataaaatgtgaattacTTACTAGCTAggagaaatataatagtattatattttatacctAATACTCCTAATCTTATTAAGAATTGTTGGCCATTCCATTTTCTAAAAGTTATTATACAGATAATTGTTTATATAATAGAATTCTTAACTTTATTAAACATTTTATACCTAATACtcctaattttatttccatttggACTACCAAAATTgttgtttcaaaatttatttgtttgtaggGTAATATTATGAAAgttgaaaagtttttaaatttcatatcatAAATGGCCAATTCATTGTTTGGACTATAAATATGTGATAGTTGATAGTTTATAATTCACTCAatgctttattttttgcaaaaaatatgcTTGATTTTAGGTATTCTTCTTAATTCTCAACCATATTGTTTTTGcttttagtatatatttaaacattattattgttattatgaCATAAGTTCATGTTCTTATCGaacaattttgttaattagaatcaaatttaaatatgtctTTATaacatgtactccctccgtcccaaggaagatgaccccttccatgggcggcacgagattttatgcaaccttattttgtgtgttaagtggagagagtaaagtaagatagagtgaataaaatagagataaatgtgtttctatttttggtaatggatcatcttggttgggacaaaccaaaaaggaaaatgagtcatcttcaataggacggagggagtacattgttaatatttacttactattgttatatttttgtttaaagttTTTATATAGATGGAGGCAATCTGACATGATGGAGAAGATGACATTGGCACGAGACCATGAAAGTGTTGGAGATTATAACTGAAAAAGGTGGGGTTATTGGAGATAGAGACAAGCGGATAAAAAAAGGTTGAGAGAGATTAGAAGTAAGATGGAACAGTACTTGGAATAGAAGAGACGGAGACAgattaattcttaattaatgaaattttttatttattataattagttggtcatattattttattgagaatttatttcagaatttattaagcaatatattttaacaaatttattgattttgaatgttatttgatttaatatttgtataatgattttttattatatatttttatgcttttagATTTCGTATGATAATATTGTttatcatttcataaaattatttcaatgtgtaaaataagttgaggAAAATAGAATGGATCGTGCAACGCACGGGTGTGATACTAGtgttaataaagagagagtagaCACATTTAATGTCAAATATAGAGAGTGACATTTTAAGCAGGATAGACTAAAAAAATGGACATCCTAAATAGAACGGaagaaatattgattaaataacctctcatattccattatttatttaattgaaacaaGAGAAGTATAATGCTTTAGTTCTcatattaaagtattattcctacgaataaaaatagtagtatcatcCTAATTTTTTGGTAGGCAACTAAATTCTTGATGACTCTTGTCAAACAAACTCATAAGTTTGATTAACCAGAGATATCAATAGCCTTCACTTGAGGCTTCTTGACTTCCTCCTTTGGCACCGTCACCGTGAGCACCCCATTCTCCATCGCCGCCTTCACCTGCTCCAGTTTTGCATTCTCCGGCAGCCTCAAGCGCCGGCAGAACTTGCCGCTGCTCCTCTCAATACGGTGCCACTTGTCATTCTTCTCCTCCTGCTCTTTGCTCCTCTCTCCACTGATTTGGAGAATGCCACCATCTTCAACCTCAACCTTCActtcttccttcttcaatCCGGGAACATCAACCTTGAAGAGATGGGCCTCCGGCGTCTCTTTCCAGTCGATCCGGGCGTTGGCCACTGCCGTGGTTTCACGCTCGGAGGAAGGGAAGTTAGCGATGGCGGAGGAGAGAGGAAAGTCCTGAAAGGGATCCCATACATCGAGGGAGAATGGGTCGAAGACGTTGCTGCTGCGGCGCCCGAAAAAGCTCGGAATCAGAGACATTTTTGCTTCTACTCAGAGAATGAATGTGTGCGattgattaattgattgattgatgtGAGACTCGAGATTTCTGATGATGAATTGGGATGAAGGAGGAGGAGAATTTATAGTAATGGGAGGAGAAATCGGCCCGTTTCGTGCGGATTCTGGAATGCTCTGTTTTGGGATAGAAACGGTAGATTCCAGATTTTACTCCTACGTTCTACACATGTCGTAGAAGGCCAATGGAtagaaacatattttttttaaacttacCTGACTTCGATTTGCTTTTTTCAATgacactttttaaaattatctcaAACAGCTTATACGTTAATTATTCAAagactttatcatttataagCTATCAAGATATTGCATCttataaattcttaaaatatctcaataaTGCTATATTAAGCTctctatataataatattaggcaaagagaataaatcatagaaaagtgcatatttataatattcgGTACCTTGAATGTAACATGGAATAGAGAGACTATGTACGAAATAAGTCTTgcatattactactacaagCATACAAAATCAATTCGTGAGATTCGTAATTGGTTAAACTGAGACTAGTAAGTATCAGCGATATTTAGGATTTTCTGGGTACTTGGATCAAAGTACCTATATTTCTTTTGGTTTATCTCATGCCCTACAAACACATATTTGATTGCACAGGGGGGAAAGTTTGGTTCTCTTATGTTTGGAAATATGGACGTAGACAGTACAGCCAAAGACTCTAGGTGGCATGCTAAGGGGTTCTGGTATTTGGGCTTGTTGGGAAAGAATGTCAAGAGGGGTTTTCGTGTTTAGGATTTTGGTAGGTAGTCTGTTCATCAAGTATACTGAGGTTGCAACAGCTTCAGGCCAAAGGGAGTCTGGGACTTTGGATTCAATCATAAGGGCATGGGTGATTTCTAGAATGGTTCGATTTTTGCTCTCAGCAGCCCCATTTTGTTCGGGTGTATAGACGCAAGATGTTTGGTGAACAGgaccattttttataaagaacTCAGACATGATATTATTGACAAATTCCCTCCCATTATCTGAACGAAGAATTTTTATGGTGGTGTGGAATTGTGTTTGGATCATTTGAAAAAACATGATAAATTTATCAACAACTTCTGATTTATGTTTTAGAAAATAGATCCAAGTCATTCTAGTGCAATCATCAATAAATGTCACAAAATATTGAAGACCACTACCCCCAATAACAGGTGCAGGACCCCACACATCGGCATGCACtaaatcaaacataaattttatacgAGTATCTGAAGGTTTAAAAGACTGTCGGTGGCTCTTGGCCAAAACACATGTCTCACAGGAAAAATCTCTAGGTAATGAAAAATCGGAAAACAAAAGTTTGAAATAACCATGAGAAGGATGTCCTAGTCTTCTGTGCCACAACCAAGCCTCTTTCGTGGACCCGTGAGCCAGCATCGCACTGCCATGTTGAGCTACCCCATCCACGTAGTAGAGTCCTTGGttctcagtgccacgcccaatgATCCTCCTCGTCCGAATATCCTGTAAGATACAAAAACTTGGATGCATTAGAAGTGTACAATTCAGCTCTCTTGTCACATGATTCACCGATATTAGTCTCTGAGACAAGCTAGgaacaaataaacaatttgAAAGTCGGAGGTTAGGGGAAATTGCTATGGTTCCTGCCCCGGCTACCGTAATTAATTCCCCATATGCGGTTCTAATATAGGTTTCAGTCACTTCCCCAAAATTACTAAAATCAGATCTTTCTGGAGTCATAGTATCTGTGGCATCACAATCAAAAATCCAACCCTTCCTATCAACATTATTGGTATTTTGCACAGAAAAAGCAGCGGAAATATTCATTAGGGGTGCAAAACttttttgaattgaaatttggTCTATAGTAGGggttattttgcattttcagATATTTAGTGGGGGGTTTTCATAATTATGCATATCTGGGGGTTAATTTTAGGAGGCTAGGgtatgaaatatgaattatgGGACACATAAGGACCAAtctgaaaagtatgaaaatACTTGGGGTTTGATCCTAGATCAAACCCATTACCTCCACAATGAGTGTTGCTGTTCCATTTTTGCGATTCAGTCGCTCCAGCTCTCTCCACAAAATTTTCGACCTGAACCCCGCCAATTCCGCCGCCACCACCACTTCCACCGGTGGTTTCTGGATGGGAGACGTTATTTGGCTGATTCGCCCCTCCAATTGCTCCTTCTTGGTGCTGATTTTGGGCATTACTCCGTCTTTGCCCTATCTCACTGATTCCGACGGCGGCGAGCTTCGCCTGAGCTCGTGCTCTCTGCCTTTCATCCCACACTCCGGGTATCCAACGCAGAGAAAGCAGGTCTCCCTCGTGTGTTTGTTCTTCCCGCAATGAGAACACCTCAATTTGCCCTCGTCTATTTTTCCTCCGGTTTGGTGACCGGTTCCGGTAGGCGGCTGTCGCGGTGGTCCACCTCTGTTGGTTGGTCGGTCTCTCTGTGGCCCGAATCCGGAGTCTTTGGTGGTTTTAGGGGATGCCGGTGGCATGATTTTTAATCGAGCCGCTTCCCTCTTGACCCTTCCATAGGCCTCTTTGACTGAGGGTTATGGCTCTTCCTTGAGGATGTCCCTTTTCGGATTGTATCATATTCTGGATTTAGCCCGTAAGGAACTTGAACAGCCTCGATGTGTTTGAGAACTCCCTGAATTGCTTTGACTCCCTTGTCACAGCAGTCGACTAGCTGTTTTCGGCATCGATCCACATTAATCCACAGCCTGTGGATACGCCGGTAGTAGGTTTCCAGGTCCAGGCTTCCTTGCCTGAGTGCGATTGCTTTATCCTCCAGATCGTATATGAGATACGGGTCTCTCTTGCCTTCGAAGGTTACAGCGAGATTTTCCCATATGGCTTTCGAGGTTCGATGATGGGCAAAGTCGGCGATAATGTCGTTTTCGATGTTGTCGACGATCCACGAAAACACCACAAGATCGGTTTCTTCCCAATCGGCATATCCGTGACTTTCTGGTTCCGGTGGCTGGTCTTTGATGTGCGAGTATCCTCCTCTGCTTCCTATCGCGACTTTCATTAGTCGCGCCCACAAAGGATAGTTTTTTAACATTCTTGCTTGTCTTCAACTTTGAAGgtttgatttttggtttggTATCTCCTTCTGAATCTGAATCTGACATTTTCGGTGTGCAGGGATTTTCTAGTaggaatttgaattttctggCTTGGTTTTGGTCTCGTGACCGAGATATGGTATGAATATGAACACGactatgatgaaatttttctgaGCCGGATCTTTCTCTGCTCTGACGCTATGATAAAATAGATTGGGAGAAGGTTTCGTTttatttagggtttaggattttatttacttgatGAATATCACACAATATGTTACATTGTTATATAGGcatagaatatgcaaatatgGTAAACCTAGATTATGAAGATGTTATTCTATCTTTGGTAATAGATCAATTTACAATCAATCACATTATTCTCGGTATCTTCCAACACCGGGCTCGACAGTGGGCATCACTTTACCCCCCAGAATTAAACCGGGGTCAGCCGCGCAACACAACGATGGAGGCAACGAGTAGGCGCACGGTtctgataaataaaattcccCAGGTCCAATTTTTGGTGCAATGGTCGTCGGACGCAGATGGAGTCTCCTCCTGGAACCCGAGGAACACTTGCGCTCTCATTTTCCTCATTTACGCCTTGAGGACAAGGGCGTTTATATGGGGGGAGGAGTTGATACGACCATAACCAATGAGATAGCAGTCAATGACAAGGATGAGCTGCACGAGCCCTTGCAGCTGGAATCGACGAGCTTGAACGAAGAGACAGAGTCGAGAACGAGGGGCAGAACCAAGACTAGAGGGATCAAGAAGGGTCGGCCGAAGAGGAACGTGTCTCAGCTGCCCAAGTATAGAGATTTCATCAGATATTAGAATTAGgattgttttgatttgttttgctttatttttggtttatttccttgttttaCCAAATTATTTACCATTAAGATAGAGTCAAATCTTTTCGgatttcttcttgattctttcctGAATCGTAAGTCCGAATCAAGCAGGGGGAATTCTATAAGAATTTCCTTAGTTCGAGTCATTGAGAATTAAAgtagagtaaaggtcaaatgTGGTCTTTAACATATGgtcgttttatcaatttggtcctaaacattgcATTATGAATTATTCGGC
Protein-coding sequences here:
- the LOC125199513 gene encoding 17.3 kDa class I heat shock protein-like, translating into MSLIPSFFGRRSSNVFDPFSLDVWDPFQDFPLSSAIANFPSSERETTAVANARIDWKETPEAHLFKVDVPGLKKEEVKVEVEDGGILQISGERSKEQEEKNDKWHRIERSSGKFCRRLRLPENAKLEQVKAAMENGVLTVTVPKEEVKKPQVKAIDISG